The sequence below is a genomic window from Coffea arabica cultivar ET-39 chromosome 4c, Coffea Arabica ET-39 HiFi, whole genome shotgun sequence.
TTGCCCCTTTTGAATGGTACACAAggtgaaatgttacttgtttttGGGGTCTATAACTGTAATTCACAGTTGCCAATAAAAATTAAGATTTATTAACTAAGTTGAAAtgatataaaataataagaaataGATGTTAACGGGTAGAAGGACATATTGACAGTGAGCTTCACAAAATTAAGGTGTTGATTCCTAGAGATGCAAAAGCCTATCCTTTCTTTGGCTTTCATTTCTCAATAGTCAAAATGCAAGTTCTCTTCTCTTTTACAGGAAATTAAGATCTCAAGATATGCATaaattttcccctttttcaTTTGATTCACAAAAGCCTCTCCCTTGTTGATCAATATATTATACACTGAGCTGTGAAAATGGGGATGCTGGCATATCACAAGTAAaaacaaaatttccttttttttttttttttggttactaTTACACTAGAAGGCATAATTATACTCAGCATTTCTTGcccaaaaagttttttttttttttaatctctctTACTGAAGGCTGGGGAGATTTCTCCAAATAATCTCAGTCATCAAGAGGCCTGCAAAAATATTGGGGGTGTTAATTGGGTGGAATGTCAAATACTTTTAATAACCAGTGACAAGAATAATAGTAGAACCAGCATTTTGTTCCATTAGAATCCCTTAAATTATTGATACAAGTACAATTAGCATCTTAATCCCTTCAAGTCTcatttgtgtttggattgtaaattatttgagataattttgtaaacaactactgtagcacttttttgatatgatgttaATGATGCAAGTAAATCAGTGTGTGTAAATAAGGtgtaaataaagtgaaataatGGACAATCCAAACAcgtttaaatttcatttttctttttggcatGACATTGAGAATTTTTAAGAATAACTAGCAAATACAAACAAACCAGCATAATTTCTAGGACTTTTTCTCATAGAATTCTAAAAGTGTCTTATACATGTTTCTTCAAATGTTTGAGTCCCAAAATTATGTCAAAGAAAAGACGCCAGTTTAATTTCGAAACAGTTAAGGTAAGTTTCAACTTTAATCACTAGATTAAAACTTCTATTAAACTAAAGTTCTTTGATCTTAGTCTAGTAACTAAGGTTAATCTCCCTTTTCCCTTCGCACTTCTTAAATTCCACACCTATCCTAGTAGacaaaagataaataaataaaaagccCAAAAAGCGAAAACTAAAGCCAATTGAATGCCGTTTATAGATTATTTAGCTCCAATATCTAAAACATTTATATTTGGTGCAGACCTCTCATATTTCTTAGAAAGGGGAAATTCCATTTGTAGGAGTTTCTAATTCGATGTATTGTATAACAAATAGACCTCATGAGGAGTTATGCACTACTTTCTGACAATTATATATTGTGGAGACCACAAAAGGTGCAGTTTAACCCAAAGATGGAATTTCCACTTAAAAACTCCTTCCTTCCTACAAGTTTCTAAATATGAATGACATGCCAATTAGATCTTTGTCTTAAATCtgaaatgaaaacagaaaatggtAGTCACCTAATGGAAATTTAGACCATACCTGCTAATGCATCCATGAAAGTCCATCTTATTCTGTTGGATGTTGAGTGGACTGCATTGCACAAGAATTCAATTGCTAAGAACAAAGACCTTTAACCAAAACACCACCAGAAATTGAATGACCAACAAGTCTAATCATGATGCAGGCTACATCAAAGAAACCCTTACTAGTCTTTGATGTTGGAAATCAAACCAAGTTGAAAAAAGTTTCCATTTAGACCATAAAAATCATACCTGAATCACAATTTGAGGTGGAATTCCAGCTTCCACACATGCACAAATCACTATTGCCATCAATGTCAAATCCACAAGTCCCACCTGTGGCCTCACATGCTTTGCAGAAGGCTTCATTCCCTTGTATAGAATACTTCACTCTGATCCCATAGGACCATCCATCAGGCCCTGAAAGTCTCAGGGGTGCTAGACTATAAGCACTGCTATACCCCTGGCAACCAAGTTTTGTAAGATTCACAGCTTTAATAGCCTCAAATGACACTGCACAACACTCGGGAGGACCCGATCCATACACCGGGCCAACCCGTTTAGGCCCGATTATGTCCCAGGCAGGACAGCTATAATACTCCTCACATCCCATCCCTGAAACATTTCCACATGGCAAGTGCTtccctggaaaaccttcaaacaatGGTGACTCGGGTGAGCATTCTATCAGCAAGAACACATTATCTGTAGTAGGATTTAAGAATGGGGATCGCCACTGCTCGACTACAAAGCCGTTGCCTCGGCCTCCTAGCACGATTGAGTCACAGGTCGACATGTGAGGATCGTGTAATGTGAGAGATTGGTAAGCATAATCGATGTCTAAAACGCGATATGATCCTGAGCTGATGTGAAACATAAGTACATCATTGATGCAGAATAAGAGGTCGCGGAAGCCTGGATGGCCACAACCTGATTGAGTTGCAAAAGGGTAGTCAACTGTTAGGTTCCCACAATAAGATCTACATGTCTGAGCATTGCCATGGCTGAGAACTACTGGGATTATTGCCTGAAATAGTACTAACAGAATGAACATGAGGAGGCAAGCCATGGATGAAACTCTTGATATTGACAGAGATGAGAGTTGTTGATTCCTGACGGGAAAAAAGGAAGACTGTATAGGAGAAGATACTGTTAGTTTAATCTGCTTAGTGAAAGGAAAAAGGATATTAGAGGAAGCAATGATTCTTTGCTTAAGCTGAAGAGTTTAGAACCTTATTCATATTCACATGTTGGGGGTGaagaatttgattgatttgtaTACAGGTTTTAACTTTTAAGTTGCTTTATGAGGAGAAGATTGTGGTTTCTTTCAGAAGATTTGGCTGACTTTTGAGCTTGTAAGCTCGCTTTAATATgctttttgataataaaaattttgaaggaTATGATGCTGCTGGTTGCTTTAtggtaaaaaaatatatattgacaTGCTATTGacattattattgttgttaCTCCAGGTTGCAGGTGGTCCAACAACACTTTTCGATTTCATTGAAGATGAAATTCCACAATTACTACTTAGTAGTATTCTACAGCAGAGAGGCTAACATGTGTGTGCACCAGGAAGCAGAGAATCTGAGAGGGAGAAAAAAGGAATTACATCCAAGAAAGAAAATTGAAGCAGGTTCCATCACTAAAATAAGAGTAAAAAATTTGGGGAGCCCATAAATTATCATCATTGTCCATTTTTTACCCTGATCTATTTTTTTGTCTCCGATTGGCCCTGAACAATTAAAAGTGTATACTTTAAACACTTTTGGTCATTTTAAACCTAAATTCTACTAGAAtccaagggcatttttgtccgaTCATAATCAAAATCATTGAGAATTTAATAAAAAGTATCGAGAGTAGGAGTAGAAACCCTGGAAAGAAAAAATCCTTCATTTTCCTTGGATCTTCATCAAATTTCTCTACAAAATTTCTAAATTCACTGATTTCATACCCTAGTGGCCAAAGTTTCATCAGACTTTCCATGTCCCTCTCAAgtatgaaatcaatgaatttggaaattttatggagaaatttgacAAAGAGTTTAAGGAAAATGaatggttttctttttttttttttggaatttctacTCCTGCTCTCAATGCTTTGATTAATgttggacaaaaatgcccttcgaTTCCATCTGGATTTATGTCTAAAATGGCCAGAAATCCTTAAACTATGCACTTTTAATTGTTCAAGGGCTAATTAGAGACAAAAAATAGATCAGGGGCCAAAAGTAGATAATGATGATAATTTAGGGGCTTCTCGGGTTTTTTACTCCTAAAATAACTATCACTAGTGTCTATGATTGCAGGAAGAGTCTGAACTCCAG
It includes:
- the LOC113739492 gene encoding uncharacterized protein, with protein sequence MACLLMFILLVLFQAIIPVVLSHGNAQTCRSYCGNLTVDYPFATQSGCGHPGFRDLLFCINDVLMFHISSGSYRVLDIDYAYQSLTLHDPHMSTCDSIVLGGRGNGFVVEQWRSPFLNPTTDNVFLLIECSPESPLFEGFPGKHLPCGNVSGMGCEEYYSCPAWDIIGPKRVGPVYGSGPPECCAVSFEAIKAVNLTKLGCQGYSSAYSLAPLRLSGPDGWSYGIRVKYSIQGNEAFCKACEATGGTCGFDIDGNSDLCMCGSWNSTSNCDSVHSTSNRIRWTFMDALAGLLMTEIIWRNLPSLQ